The proteins below come from a single Xiphophorus couchianus chromosome 20, X_couchianus-1.0, whole genome shotgun sequence genomic window:
- the romo1 gene encoding reactive oxygen species modulator 1, with protein sequence MPVAVGPYGQTQPNCFDRVKMGFMMGFAVGMAAGAMFGTFSCLRIGMRGRELMGGVGKTMMQSGGTFGTFMAIGMGIRC encoded by the exons ATGCCGGTCGCTGTCGGTCCGTACGGCCAGACCCAGCCCAACTGCTTTGACCGGGTCAAGATGGGCTTCATGATGGGCTTCGCCGTGGGAATGGCTGCAGGCGCCATGTTTGGGACTTTCTCCTGTCTCAG GATCGGGATGCGGGGCCGGGAGCTGATGGGAGGCGTTGGGAAGACCATGATGCAAAGCGGCGGGACGTTTGGCACCTTCATGGCCATCGGGATGGGAATCCGCTGCTGA